ACAACAACAGGTTTGGCACAAGGAGTGCTCACAGCTACCAGGCTGGCCATTTTTCTAGGTCTTTCGGTGGAATAGGAAAccagttttttaaagataatatacaTCATAACTTCACACTGacattttaaattcacatttagCACTACAGGGTTTTTACTCAACTTCATCAGTCCCGCACCCACACTCACATTTCTGGTCCTGACCTAATTATATATTTGCTCTTCACTGAGACGGTCAGAGCTGTCTCCGGGTAATAATATCGGTGTTACCCACCAACAAAATGTTTACTGGAAACGGCTTaagatttctgtttttgtgtttttctatggTGAGGGCATATCACACCGGGAGATTACCGTGTTTTCAAATGACTTGAAATAACTCATCTCTATTAATACTGCCTTTTAAGAATTTTGAAAGAATGTGGTTGGAGGCCTCAAAATAACAAGGGAGGCCTCACAGTATGATTTCCCAAGGTCCTCAGTCTGGGAAACAgccactgtttttctttttcttgacaatCCCTTATGTTTTATGCAGATTGGAACAGATAGGTTAAGGGCCGGGACACGGATACAGAAGGTGAACTCCCTTCCTTAAGCCAGTGTGTGAGTTTCCTGCGGCGAGAGGCTGGTCTTACCACGGTCCTCCAATGTGGAATGAGGATGGCAATGTCTGGTCCCCAGGCCGCAGCCACTTGACTAGGACCGAGGGATTCAGCTGTGCCTGTGGCggcaggagaaggaggaaggcgGCAGAGCcctggaagcagggaggggacagTCTGAAGCTCTGGGACTGTCCCACACTGTTAGGCCTCTATCACCCAGGCCTTGGGGACTGTCCTCTTCCTATCACATCAATGGCTGGAGAGGGTCCCGAGGGTAGAAGAGAGAccacaggggagaggggaggccgGGGTGATTGCCAGCTGTACCCCAGGGGTGGGGCACTAACACCGCCACCCACAAATCCATCAAGCCCCCCAAGCATGGAATAGAAGAGAATGAGAACAGCAGCGACCTTCATGGTCGTCAGGACCAATGACAGGAAGGCACAAGCCATGGGTTTCAATCcgtgaacatatttttattaattggaAACATGCGATTTAAGATAAAGCAGTGTTTAACATGCAGAGCAGCTCCAAGTGTTTCTTTAACCACAACCTTGTTCCCAGTGGAACACCAACACTAACAGCCTCCTAAAGTGGAGACAGGACATCACCTGGAGCACATGCCTCTCGGTGGGCCAACCAGGATGGggtctggggaggagggagatgcTTCCGGAAGGTGATGGGAAAGTCGGcagaaaatgaacattaaaatggCTTCTCCCAAGGAACCGTCAACCAAATTTGTCTTCTTTCTAGAGGGCGATGGCCCTGGGGTGTGATTTGAAACTTAGCAATAAAGTACAGGTCACAGCTTGGGAAAACTGGATCAGCAGGGGTCACCTGAGGTCCTTAACAGAACCTCAGATCTTGCACTGGCAGCAGATGGGGAcacagcagctggactgggagcagcagggtttgcagcagctggactgggagcagcaggggacacagcagctggactgggagcagcagggtttgcagcagctggactgggagcagcaggggacaCAGCAGCTGGACTGGCAGCAGGATGACCCACAGCCTGAAGAGCAGCAACAGGGTTtgcagcagctggactgggagcagccacaggagccacagccccccttgGAGCCCCCACAAGAGCCACAACCCCCCTTGCAACCCCCACAAGAGCCACAGCCCCCCTTGGAGCCCCCACAAGAGCCACAACCCCCCTTGCAACCCCCACAAGAGCCACAACCCCCCTTGCAAcccccacaggagccacagccccccttgcagcccccacaggagccacagccccccttgcagcccccacaggagccacagccccccttgcagcccccacaggagccacagctGGAGCAGGAACAGGCTGGCACACAGCAGCACACGGGCTTGCAGCAGCAGACGGGCACACAGCAGccggagccacagcccccacagccggagctgcagcccccacagccggagccgcagcccccacagccggagccacagcccccacagccggAGCCACAGCCCCCGGAACAGCCACAGCAGCCCATGGTTCTGGTGGGTTGAGGGTGGAGCAAGTCAGAGGAGCAGGTGCGGAGGACAGTGCTCAGGTGTGGAGCCTCCTGGGCCGGGAGCCCTTTATACACCTGCCCAGGGTCAGGTGAGATGCTGGACACACGGTCACTTCCTGGTCCCTGTTGTGCCACTCCCCAGGGAAAtcgtatttgtttgtttgtttttaatctgaaaataacCTCAGTGCTGTCGTAGTTTTGCACTTTTCCTCCAGTCCGCCGTTTCCCCTCGTGTGCTCCCTGGCAGACGGGACACACACCTTCCGTGTGTCCGCGGAAGGTGATGGGAGCAGGGCTCTTGGCTTGGGGGCCGGGCTCATCTCAGCGACTGTATTGGTCTCCTGGGGCTCCAGAGCAGCGGCCACAGGTGGAGGGCTTGACAGCAGACGTTTCTGCTCCCGCAGTCTGGAGGCTGCTGGTCCTCGGCGGAGTCAGCAGGGTCGTGGGCTCCCCGAGGCTCTGGGGGAGGATCGTTGCTGCCTCTTCCGGCTCCTGGGGCTGCCGGCATCCTTGACGCGCCCTGCATCGTGCTGGAGCCTGACCCCTCTTCACGTGGCCTTTCTCCCCGTGTGTCTGCACCTCACCTCTCCTCTTTGCTCTCACGAGGACACCGGGCTTCAGTTAGGTTGTCACCTTGTCCGGGACAACCTCAGCTTGGCTCCGCCTGCAAAGACCTGATGTCCCAATAAGGGCGTATTCTGAAGTTCCAGGAGGACATGGTTCAATCCCCTGCACCGTCTCATTACGTTCCTGATGTCGCCCCTGGTGCTGCCCTGACCGTGAAAGCCCAGGGAGTGTCCACAGAAGGCACAGGGGATGGAGTCCAGGGAAATACTCTAGAACGGTCAGTCCCGTCCTGCCTGTCGCCTCTGGGAAGAACAGGACTGAAGGTCAGGACAGGACCCAGGACTAGGAAAAGAGTCAGGATCAGGACAGAATTCAGAATCAGGCTGGGACTCAGGGTCAGCACAGGACACAGGACTAGGATAGAACTCGGGATCAGGAAAGGACCCAGGGCCAGGATTGGATTGAGAATCAGGAAAGGACTTAGGGTCAGGATGGGACCCAGAATCAAGATAAGACTCAGAATCAGAACACTACTCAGCagtgcctgagtggcccagttggttaaggtctaactcttggttttagctcagatatgatctcagggtcctgacatcaagccccatgttgggatccctgcttagctctgctcctcctctgctcattctctctctctgtctctctctctctctctcaaatagataaataattaaatctttttgaaaaaaaaaaaaagagcagtacTCAGGGTCAGTACAGGACCCAGGATCAGTGTAGGACTCAAGATGGGGACAGGAGTCAGGATCAGGACAAAAGTTAGGACCGGGTTAGGACTCAGTAATTAGAACAAGACCCAGAATCAGAATAGGACTGAGGATCAGGATAGGACCCAGATAATGAGCTGGGGTCCCCTTCTGGACTTCTAAGACCCGGGGTGTCTGCACCCAGTTGGGCACACGCATTAGGAGAGGTTCCCAAAATGTCCCACTGAACTACCAACACAACAGTGGGCTCTGCCCTTTGTCATGGGAAACTCCTCAATgaacaacttaaaaatttttttaaaaaattatttggcagagagagagagagattgagagagggaacacaagcagggggagtgggagagggagaagcaggcttcctgctgagcaggtagcctgacgtgggtcttgatcccaggaccctgggatcactacctgaggcaaaagcagaggcttaaccactgaatcacccagatgccccaataaacAGCTTTTATTTAATAGCATGCATCCCTGAAATAGGTGAATTTCTGTAATATGCATATGATCTATCCAGTCGTATATTGCATGTTAGCTAACTTTTTCACATTTTCGAAGCTGAAGCACAAATAGGTTTTAAGATGCTTTTCTGTGATCCATGTTGGGGACCACACTTGTAGACCCATTCTTAAGTACTTGTGGTTCATATACTCctctttaaaattcaaatgagaGTCTCCTTAGACAAGTCGATACATATGCACATAAACATAGAATTGTGTGTAAAATTTGTAAGAATTCCTATAGGACCTGATGTCCACCTGTGGTCTGTAGATCCGGTTGGGAACCCACTAGAACAGGAGGCTCTAAGTGAACCTTGATAGTTCCTGTGGGCTTCCCATGAAGCTTGAAGGATTGGTTGTGTGGGTTTTCTTACCTCTCCCAAAGTAAGAGGAAAGCAAAGGAGACAGGGTGATATGGTGTCAGGTGGTGAACGGCTAAGTGATTTATGTGACCAAGGAAAGGTCACCTGAAGACCGTGGACAGGGCTTCAGATGAGAATACCAACAACGTAGTGATTCCCTTGGAATGAACTGACGGTGTGTGAATCGGAGGAGAGGTCATAAAAGGCAGTGTGGTCCCTTTCACTACCCCTGCTGGGGGAAGCCAGATGCCATGTCACAGCCGACAGAGAGGCCCGCGTGGTGAAGAACCGAGGCCCATAGCCACGTGGGGCGCCATCTTGGAAATGGCTCTTCCAACCCCactcaagccttcagatgacgcAGCCACCACCGATGCCTTGCTGAGAACCTCAGGAGAGATCCTGAGCCAGGACCACCCAGGAAAATTTAGAGcttaagagaaaagaatggaaacaggGCAAGCATTCAAATAAAGGTGCGAGAAAAAGCACAGgatgaaattaaaatagtaagaaagaagcagaggaaaaataACGGTGAAGCAACAGGGGATGCTGCATCTTTGGAAAAACGGAGGAAACAACTGTCTGAGAACCGGGCCACGGGAGAGGAAGCAAGACACACACGAACaagacacaacctgagcaaagtTAAATCATGGACATGTAGCAGATCTCACAAGAAAGGAATCTGGGGAGAAAATCTGCTGGAAATTTGAAATCtagaaaaaatgaatacctttccaaaataaaatgaaatagtaaaattCACCCGAAAAGACCTTGAAagcttgaacagaccaataaccctgAAAGTCAGTGAAATTTTCACCAGAAATCCTGAGTCCTGGAAAGCCCCAGACGCAGATGACTTTACCGATGAGGTCCCACAGCCCCCCTGCAAATGCTGGGGTGAGCTGGAAGGGCAGCTGAGCACACCCTCTCATGCCGCTGTTACCACTTTCATTTCAGAatcaggcaggggcgcctggggggctcagtgggtgaagcctctgccttcagcccgggtcatgatcccagggccctgggatcaagccccgcatcgggctctctgctcggcggggagcctgcttcctcctccctctctctctgcctacttgtgatctctgtctgtcaaataaaataaataaaatctttaaaaaaaaaaaagaatcaggcaaAGCACAGTAAGACAGAGGAAAATCGTCGATCCGCTTCAGTATGAATGGAACTGCACAGTTTGTAAACAGGAACGATCAGGTCGGTCCTTGAAAGCAGCCAGTCATAGTCAAGGAGGGCTTATTCTAAGAAGGCTAAGGTGATTCACGCTCAGGCCTACCTCGAggctcaaaggagaaaagaattcaCACAATCATCTCAGCAGGTGTGAAGAAAAGGGTCCATGAACAACATACGACTTTTCTGCCCAGAGGTGGAGAGACAGAAGAATCTTCCTTAAAAACTCGGCCAAGTCTGTCTGTCCAGTCCCCACAGCACCCCTGACGGTTACTGGAGAAAGTTCAGACACGTCCTTTTACCTTTACGTGTGAGATGAAGATGTGGTCCGTCGTGACTGTGGGGAAAGAAAAGCGGACAGTTGGCATGTGACACGTCCATCTCCAGAGAAAAGCAGCCAGAATGGAGATGGAGAAAATCAGGATAAGAGAGCTGAGCCAGGTCGCAGAAGTCCTCCTGCTCAAAGCTCCCGGAGCAACTGCTCTTGTCGCTCAAGTCACAAAAGTCTCAGAACTCCCGCCATGAGGTGGGAAATGAGAGGGACGTTTCCGCAAGAACAAAAGTGCTGGCACCTGGGACACCCCCAGCCCTCGCGTAACCCCCCCCCCCGACAGCAACGTGGCAATGGAAAGAAGAGTGTCCCCAAACTAATCGAAGTGCGATTCTAACAGCCCCGGAAGGTCACGGGAGAATTGTTCCTAACTCTTGAATTACGTGGGAGAATCAGGTCTCACGGATCACGAGGAAGGGAGAGCCCACCCATCACCTGGGCGATAAATCAGGGCAGGGCAGCGTTGGGGCGGGCCAGGAGAAGGGGGGATGGCGGGCGTTTGGGCCCTGATGGAGAGCGTCGCGAATCCGGGACAGCAATCACAGGGGATCCCGTGGCATCCCCTCCGTGTCGGGAGACCCTCTGAACGCTTGCTTCGTGGTGCTGGCTTGAGCCCCCCCGCAGACCTCAGAGATGGGTCCCGGCACGGAGCCTCCGTCCAGGTGACcagacccaggcacccctcgggGCTCACCGGAGCCCGGGGCACGGAGGAGCCGTGAGCCCTGCTCACAGGGGCCGGTTCGTGGACAGGCCGGCTGCAAGCACGGATGGTGTCCAAAACGGGGAGAATAAACAGAACGAGGCATGTGCTTACGCGAGCAAACTGCGTATCAGAGAAATCGCCGGCTGGACTGATGTAAAGAAGCGcggcttaattaaaaaaatgcaggGCTCAGCAGGAGGGGCCGCGTCCGTCTGCCGCCGGCCTCCAGGCCGGTTTGAAAATAAGAACATGAACACGACCCTCCGTGTATTTCAGGAGGGACCCCCCCCGCGTGAGTGGGTTCTGtttcagaggaaggaagggacgTGGGGAAATCAAGAGGGGCTtcagccccccaccccgtccGAGAGGCAGCGTGGCAGCGACCAGCTGCGAACAAACCAGAAACGATGTTCAAAGGAGCTTGTGATCCCAGCCGACTCTAATCCCCGTGCTCACTGGGAAGATAGAGGGGGAGTCAGAACAGGGAAGAAAGGTCCTGGCGTCCGTAACCCACACCCACGGATTACATGTCAGGCCTCTGCTGAGGCCGCCCTGTGCCAGCGCTCCAGGCCGCCCGGGCTCATCCCTTCCTCCCCCGGAGCCGGTCCCAGGCCGATGGCCTCCAGTTCTGTTGGATCAGGGCGCCCGGGGGTGCTGTGGGCTCGGGCATGTTTGGGGCTGCCGGCCTGTCCTCTGTCGCCAGGGTGGGGCTCTGTGGAGACACACACGTCCCAGGGGAAAGCTTTGCTTTTATCAGGTGTTTGGAGACAGCGCTCCAGTGTGTTTGGGCTTGGGACGGTCCACGGGACGTCTGGGACCAGCCAGACGTCCGCACCCACCTCACCCCACGCCACAGAGGGCTGGGAATCTGCTGTTTTGGCAACATTTTCGGGGCTAATCTTTGGAATTCTGTAACTTGATAATCATATGTCTTAGTCGGTGGTGTTCTGGCTTCGTTTTTCCCAGAACGtgtcactcctttttttttttttaaagatttatttatttaccttatagAAAGAGagcgtggggaggggggaaggagagatagaatcccaagcagacccgaggggctcgatctcacgaccccgagatggTGACCCGagacgaaatcaagagtctgatccGTCGACCGAGCCGCCCGGGCGCCCCAACCATCCCTCGTTCAGGCTGCGGAAGGCCGCCTGTATTTTTAGCCTAGTTCAGCTCCACTGAGCGAGGCCTGCACCACGTTTCAGGGGCCTCCGCTTCCTCCGGGCCCTGTCTCCGGGCTCCCACGCGCACCGGGGGCTTCCCACGCCTTCCCTGGTGTCCGCTCTCCTGCTCCGAGCCATCCCGGGGGGCTGCGGGCCCTGCTTCCCGTGTGCCGTCTGCCGGGCTCCCCGGCGCCCGGCCCCTGCTCGCCCGCCTCTGCCCGGGCTTCCTTTTTCAGATTCTTAATGTATTTTcgattctttatttaaattcgatGTAGTTACCATGTAGCATGTCACTGGTTTCAGGAGTCGAGCTCAGGGGTTCACCCGTCGGGGTTAAGCCGCAGTGTTCGTGACATCACGTGCCTCCTTCGTGCCCGtcacccagcccccccccccagcagcgctcagtgtgtttcctagagttaagggtctcttatggcttgttttcctctttgttttctccttattttatttttccttccttccccatgttcatctgttttgtttctcacatTCCACAGGAGTGAGATCACGCggtctttgtctttctcggaCCGACCCGTTTCCCTGAGcgtaatgccctctagttccatccgcaaCAACACGTCTCCCAgggcagggaaacaaaagcaaaaatgaactatggggacttcatcaagataagaaaCTTCTGCCCAGCAGAGGAAACGGTCAACAAAGcgaaaaggcagcccacagaacgCAGAAGACATCTGCAAAGGTCTTAGCAGAGAAAGGGCCGGTGCCCAGGACCTATAAAGAGCTTGTTAAACTCAGCCTCCACCCCCCGAAGAAACCCAgtcaagaaaggggcagaagtcACGAAGAGATATTTCTGCCAGGAAGACAGACAAACGGCACCAGACCATGAAAACATGGTGGGGTCCTTGCGTgtccccacctggggctcccggcttcggttccggtcatgatctcagggtcctgggcctgagcccgcttccttctccctctccttctgtctgccgcATTCTCACGCTTTCTCTGCAATAGCTAACCGAATACCCAACGAAATACATACGTCCCGTCCGAGCTCCCACGTGAGCGGCCGTGGAAAGCAGAGCGTGTTGTTCGAGGAAACTCATCTCCTCTGTGTGTAAATTACGTCTCAAAGCAAcagagaatgcaaaaaaaaaaaaaaccaaaaaacataatttgtaagaaagttaaaaaaaaaaaatcaccctcaCTGAAAAGAAAGTAAAGCCAAAAATGCGGTGCCCTTTCCGACTGTGACAGCCACGAGACGAGAGAAGGTCACACCGACACACTCGGCGTCTCGGCCGCCCCGTAGCAGCCGGCACCGGGCGCCGTCCGGGGCCCGCGCAAGCCGAAAGGCACAGTCCGCCCTGCTCGCCCGTGTTTGCAGACGGGCCAGAGCTAGGAAGTCCCCTCCTCAGTTACGCCTCTTTCATGACATGGATGAAAGTTTGGCAAAAATACGAAAACCAGGTTTACgtagaaaattttaagatttaaaatgaaatggaGCTATCTAAGGGGAAAGGTAAATTGGGGCAAATTAACCAAAATGTTACCATTGTGTGATGAGATTACTGGTTCTTTTAACATTTCCCCTTGTGTTTTGAGTCTCTTTCCTGGCACGGCCAGCTTGTGCTCTAGGAGCAGCAACGGATCGTGCGTGTGCCACTAATCATGCGGAGACATGGTGGGCCAGTGGGAGGCGTTTGTTGGGGGAAGGGACCTTCTGAAAACCCATCCTCAGCACGTCGCCTGGGAAGGCGGAGAACACAGGTGGTCACGGCACTGACAGGCCCGGCCATGGGGAGCAGGTGCCCGGAGACCGCCGGCAGGTGTATAAACGGGCCTGGCCCAGGAGGCCCCACACCCGAGCCCCTGTCCTCCGCACCTGCTCCTCTGCCCTGCTCCACCCTCAACCCACCAGAACCATGGGCTGCTGTGTGCCCGTCTGCTGCTGCAAGCCCGTGTGCTGCTGAGTGCCAGCCTGTTCCTGCTACAGCTGTGGCTCCTGTGGAGGCTTcaaggggggctgtggctcctgcGGCTGCTCCCAGTCCTGCTGCTGTGGCCCCTGCTGCTGCCAGTGCAAGATCTGAGGGTCTGGACAGCAATGTCAAGTGGCCCGTGCTGACGCgggggcccccacccccagcccactgCTCTGGGGCTCTTTGACTTCACGCCCTGACTTCACCATCTGCACCCCAGCTTGGGCAACATGTTCTCAGGATggacaggaccctgggaccccctTCTCAGTGACAGGGCCTCCACTTGGCTCCTCTCCCTCCAGgaccctctctccccctcacccaaCTGAAGACCCAAACTGGCCAACAGAGGCCCTCGAGGCAGCTAGGACTCCTGGGACCATGAGAGCGGCCCCTCCTCTCAGGAGCTGGAATGACCCTCTGGCTCCCTGTATGTCAAAACCTGATCCCAGTCTTCCAAATAAACAGCTGATAAGCAGAAATCTccgtccctcccttcctctctgtaaCCCCCGGAGCATCCTTTCCCAGCCACGTCCGTGAGTCTGCTCCATCTCTCCTGCCTTCATCTCCTTCATGATCTAAATCTGACATTTATGGGtttctgccctctgcccccatgGCGTCAGGCTCTGAGGGTCAAGTGCGGAATGGAGCTCCACCGTCTggaggggggctggggctggcggCCGTGGCGGGCCATCctgtgcgggggtggggtggaggtttCCTGGAGGCTGAGACTCTTCAAGCGGAAGCGAGTCGGTGGCATCTGTGCAGGAGAG
The genomic region above belongs to Neovison vison isolate M4711 chromosome 7, ASM_NN_V1, whole genome shotgun sequence and contains:
- the LOC122913714 gene encoding peroxisome proliferator-activated receptor gamma coactivator-related protein 1-like, encoding MALGCDLKLSNKNLRSCTGSRWGHSSWTGSSRVCSSWTGSSRGHSSWTGSSRVCSSWTGSSRGHSSWTGSRMTHSLKSSNRVCSSWTGSSHRSHSPPWSPHKSHNPPCNPHKSHSPPWSPHRSHSWSRNRLAHSSTRACSSRRAHSSRSHSPHSRSCSPHSRSRSPHSRSHSPHSRSHSPRNSHSSPWFCCGSCGGFKGGCGSCGCSQSCCCGPCCCQCKI